A genomic segment from Peribacillus sp. ACCC06369 encodes:
- a CDS encoding GNAT family N-acetyltransferase, with protein MNKFDCVSETGRLVIRPLKENDFKNWLSEFKNRHPSQHRYDQGKIDMSECIEEWFTNLVEKHQELAVDDIAYVFGVFRKEDGTHLGTIDFSTLERNDFQWGRIGYTIHNQYWRNGYCKEAVKEALNIAFKDLNFHRIEAHINVDNTPSYKLAESVGMEFECIRKGFIFEFGEWTDNLVYYINSK; from the coding sequence TTGAACAAATTTGACTGCGTTTCTGAAACAGGAAGATTAGTAATAAGACCATTAAAGGAAAATGATTTTAAAAATTGGCTTAGCGAATTTAAAAATAGACATCCTTCTCAACACAGGTATGATCAAGGGAAGATTGATATGAGTGAATGTATAGAGGAATGGTTTACCAACTTAGTGGAAAAACATCAAGAATTAGCAGTGGATGATATAGCATATGTTTTTGGTGTCTTTAGGAAAGAAGACGGTACACATCTTGGAACGATAGATTTTTCCACCTTAGAGAGAAATGACTTTCAATGGGGTAGGATAGGTTACACTATTCATAATCAATATTGGAGAAATGGTTATTGTAAAGAGGCAGTAAAAGAAGCCCTTAATATCGCCTTTAAAGACTTAAATTTCCACCGAATTGAGGCTCATATAAACGTTGATAACACACCTTCTTATAAGTTAGCAGAGAGTGTAGGCATGGAGTTTGAATGCATAAGAAAAGGATTTATTTTTGAATTTGGTGAATGGACTGATAATCTGGTTTATTACATAAATTCCAAATAG
- a CDS encoding TetR/AcrR family transcriptional regulator produces the protein MAKVDRRIVRTQGAIKKAFLELMSEKNFDSITIQDIADRANVNRATVYLHYLDKFDLLDKIMEEHITNMSDFCESETELDWIESTVHCMEYLENNYLFFSTMLASEGARYFRSRFVLHNIEEFKKDVDITKGKNLGQSEDIVVEFVANAYVGVVEWWLKNGMPYPPQEMAEKVGKLLERNL, from the coding sequence ATGGCAAAAGTGGATAGAAGGATAGTTAGAACTCAAGGAGCAATTAAAAAAGCATTTCTTGAATTGATGTCAGAAAAAAATTTCGATAGTATTACCATTCAGGATATTGCTGACAGGGCAAATGTTAACCGTGCAACTGTTTATCTTCATTATTTAGATAAATTTGATCTGTTGGATAAGATCATGGAAGAACATATTACGAACATGAGTGACTTTTGTGAGTCGGAAACTGAACTGGATTGGATTGAATCGACTGTACACTGCATGGAGTATCTTGAAAATAATTATTTATTTTTTTCAACGATGTTGGCCAGTGAAGGAGCTCGGTATTTTCGTAGTCGGTTTGTTCTACATAATATCGAAGAGTTCAAAAAAGACGTGGATATAACAAAGGGCAAAAACCTTGGTCAAAGCGAAGATATAGTTGTCGAATTTGTTGCCAATGCTTACGTTGGTGTAGTGGAATGGTGGCTAAAAAATGGGATGCCTTATCCACCACAGGAAATGGCAGAAAAAGTAGGAAAACTTTTAGAAAGGAACTTATAA
- a CDS encoding GNAT family N-acetyltransferase — translation MSTNEINKNTRCPNMSFYFKECKQSDIGDLIQRYVSTLSSPIDSFLEEHILNSVFYTISYNSEVAGYYAIHSNQYLTQFYLDLSYYKKSQEIFDNVLKDHSIRSILVPTCDELFLSLVLDHDYKIEKQAYFFQDNKVEIPKGKLFKDGEFRAAVPSDAAKITEVCQDFIDKVEERIENREIFTYTKGSILLGIGIMETSKLLDRYGNIGMFTNEQYRKKGIGRTIIHHLKERCYDNNLNPICGCWYYNTPSKQTLESAGMVSKTRLLNIKVL, via the coding sequence ATGAGTACTAATGAGATCAACAAAAATACGAGGTGTCCAAACATGAGTTTTTATTTTAAAGAATGTAAACAAAGTGATATTGGGGATTTAATCCAAAGATATGTTAGTACATTAAGTTCTCCTATTGATTCCTTTTTAGAGGAGCACATTCTCAATTCCGTATTTTATACAATCAGTTACAACTCTGAAGTTGCAGGTTATTATGCCATACATAGTAATCAGTACCTAACTCAATTTTATTTAGATTTATCATACTACAAAAAATCCCAAGAGATTTTTGACAATGTTCTTAAGGATCATTCAATTCGGTCAATACTGGTTCCAACATGCGACGAACTTTTTTTAAGTTTGGTATTAGATCATGATTATAAGATCGAAAAACAAGCTTACTTTTTCCAAGATAACAAAGTGGAAATTCCAAAGGGAAAATTATTTAAAGATGGGGAATTCAGAGCTGCGGTGCCTAGTGATGCTGCAAAAATAACTGAGGTATGTCAGGACTTCATTGATAAAGTGGAGGAACGTATTGAAAATAGGGAAATATTCACCTACACCAAAGGAAGTATTCTGCTTGGAATAGGGATTATGGAAACAAGTAAGTTACTTGATAGATATGGAAATATCGGCATGTTTACAAATGAACAATACAGAAAAAAAGGAATAGGCAGAACGATAATTCATCATTTAAAGGAACGGTGTTATGACAATAATCTAAATCCGATTTGCGGTTGTTGGTATTATAACACTCCCTCGAAACAAACGTTAGAAAGTGCTGGTATGGTCTCTAAAACAAGATTATTAAATATCAAAGTCCTATAG
- a CDS encoding IS1182 family transposase, giving the protein MLSKHDSIQRDQLEMITLDQLVPLNHLVRKMEAAIDFTFIYDLVKEMYSEVGRPSIDPVILVKLTFIQYTFGIRSMRKTIEEVETNMAYRWFLGYGFHDKVPHFSTFGKNYERRFKDTDLFEQIFYRILMTAANKKLISAEHVFVDSTHVKASANKRKFEKKIVRKETRAYQGRLQEEINQDREKHGKKPFPSDKFDKEETKEIKESTTDSESGYYVKDERTKQFAYSFHAAADRNGFVLGTIVTPGNIHDSQILEPLVEQVIEKVGKPEAVAADAAYKTPAITSYLFNKEIIPALPYTRPRTKEGFFRKQDYVYDEHFDCYLCPSGELLKYSTTNKEGYREYKSPKHTCATCSFLSQCTESKDHQKVVTRHIWQTHVEEADHLRHHQDVKTIYAKRKETIERVFADAKEKHGMRWTTLRGLKKLSMQAMLTFAAINLKKMANWTWRGPKMA; this is encoded by the coding sequence ATGCTTTCTAAACATGATTCTATTCAGCGAGATCAACTTGAAATGATTACGTTAGATCAACTGGTGCCACTGAACCATTTGGTTCGTAAAATGGAGGCTGCCATTGACTTCACTTTCATTTATGACTTGGTGAAAGAGATGTATTCAGAGGTAGGACGCCCAAGTATTGATCCAGTTATTTTAGTTAAACTGACATTCATTCAATATACCTTCGGTATTCGTTCCATGCGTAAAACGATTGAAGAAGTTGAAACCAATATGGCTTACCGTTGGTTCTTAGGCTATGGTTTCCATGATAAAGTACCTCATTTCTCTACGTTCGGGAAAAATTATGAGCGACGCTTTAAAGATACAGACCTGTTTGAACAGATTTTCTATCGCATTTTAATGACAGCTGCTAATAAAAAGTTAATAAGTGCTGAACACGTTTTCGTGGATTCCACACATGTGAAAGCCAGTGCGAATAAAAGGAAATTTGAAAAGAAAATCGTTCGTAAAGAAACACGAGCGTATCAAGGGCGTCTTCAAGAAGAAATCAATCAAGATCGTGAAAAACATGGAAAGAAGCCTTTTCCATCAGATAAATTTGATAAAGAAGAGACCAAAGAGATTAAAGAAAGTACAACGGATTCTGAGAGTGGCTACTATGTGAAAGATGAACGAACAAAACAGTTTGCCTATTCATTCCATGCGGCCGCAGACCGCAACGGTTTTGTATTGGGAACGATTGTAACACCTGGAAATATACATGACAGTCAGATCTTAGAGCCACTAGTTGAACAAGTGATTGAGAAAGTTGGAAAACCGGAAGCCGTTGCCGCAGATGCAGCTTATAAAACACCAGCGATTACAAGCTACCTATTTAACAAAGAAATCATACCGGCTTTACCTTATACACGTCCTCGCACCAAAGAAGGATTTTTCCGCAAACAGGACTATGTATACGATGAACATTTTGATTGTTACCTTTGTCCTTCGGGAGAGCTATTAAAGTACTCAACAACCAATAAAGAGGGCTATCGCGAGTATAAATCACCCAAACACACTTGTGCGACATGCTCATTTTTATCTCAGTGTACAGAAAGCAAAGACCATCAAAAAGTGGTGACACGGCATATTTGGCAAACACATGTGGAAGAAGCAGATCATCTGCGTCATCATCAAGATGTAAAAACTATATATGCGAAACGTAAAGAAACGATTGAGCGTGTATTCGCAGATGCAAAAGAAAAGCATGGTATGCGTTGGACAACTTTAAGGGGACTTAAAAAATTGTCGATGCAGGCGATGCTTACTTTCGCTGCCATTAATTTAAAGAAGATGGCCAATTGGACATGGCGAGGTCCAAAAATGGCCTAA
- a CDS encoding TetR/AcrR family transcriptional regulator, translating to MLDSNTDLRIIRTKESIRNALVELIDEKGFKAITVKDITTRAKINRGTFYAHFQDKFDLMTKYEEEIMLEMSRIAKQNIPGVIATLGTDSPTLAPFNLSVSIFEYFNENSGFMKAVLGPKGDLSFQTRLKEFMWKTLFGNNPNALIKEENLLVPGQYFASYVASAHIGVIQQWLDSGRKESPQEMARILSTITVNGPFFAAGLKK from the coding sequence TTGCTAGATAGTAATACGGATTTACGGATCATCAGGACAAAAGAGTCCATCCGAAATGCACTAGTAGAATTAATCGATGAAAAAGGGTTCAAAGCAATTACGGTTAAAGACATAACAACCAGAGCAAAAATTAATAGAGGCACATTTTATGCACACTTTCAAGACAAATTTGATTTAATGACTAAATACGAAGAAGAAATCATGCTTGAAATGTCCAGAATTGCAAAACAGAACATTCCAGGTGTTATTGCCACACTTGGAACCGACTCTCCGACTTTAGCACCGTTTAACCTCTCAGTTTCAATATTTGAGTATTTTAATGAAAATAGTGGATTTATGAAAGCTGTGTTAGGTCCAAAAGGAGATTTATCATTTCAAACAAGACTGAAAGAATTTATGTGGAAAACACTGTTTGGAAATAATCCAAACGCACTTATTAAGGAGGAAAATTTACTTGTTCCAGGACAATATTTTGCTTCTTACGTTGCATCTGCACATATAGGAGTAATTCAACAATGGTTGGATAGTGGCAGGAAAGAATCCCCTCAAGAAATGGCTCGTATCCTATCAACCATTACAGTTAATGGTCCCTTCTTTGCAGCAGGTTTGAAAAAATAA
- a CDS encoding MFS transporter: protein MTKRNNLLIFILTIGVFGIINTEMGVIGLLPSIADHFHISVSKAGWLVSLFALTIAVSGPTMPLLFSGINRKKVMLLVLGVFVLGNIVSIFTTNFIILLIARIIPAFFHPIYCSLAFTVVASSVSKEEAPKAVSKVFIGVSAGMVAGVPIASFIESAVSYEMAMAFFAIINFIVFIATLIFVPSMPVEERLSYGTQFSVLKKPIIWLSIVTVILLNAAIFGVYSYFVEYLKTVTNMSPNTISLTLFIFGGASIIGNIVAGRLLTHSAIKSVVSFPLLLGAVYIILFFTGQFTVPMAIITLIWGILAGGIMANINQYLIVSSAPEAPDFANGLFISSCNVGTTLGAAVGGLFISQMGTQYVVLVGILSLILSLVTILLRNYMYSPTEKLSKSALAQD from the coding sequence ATGACTAAACGAAATAACTTGCTGATTTTCATATTGACCATAGGAGTTTTCGGAATTATAAATACTGAAATGGGGGTTATTGGGTTATTGCCTTCCATTGCAGATCACTTTCATATCAGTGTATCAAAAGCAGGATGGCTGGTGAGTCTTTTTGCTCTTACTATTGCTGTATCTGGACCAACGATGCCGTTATTGTTTTCTGGGATAAATCGTAAGAAGGTCATGTTACTTGTATTAGGAGTTTTCGTTTTGGGAAACATTGTATCCATATTTACAACTAATTTTATCATTCTATTAATTGCTCGTATAATTCCAGCCTTTTTTCATCCAATTTATTGTTCTTTGGCATTTACAGTAGTTGCTTCCTCAGTAAGTAAAGAAGAAGCTCCAAAAGCTGTTTCTAAAGTATTTATAGGAGTATCTGCTGGTATGGTAGCCGGCGTACCGATCGCAAGTTTTATTGAAAGTGCCGTTTCGTATGAAATGGCGATGGCATTCTTTGCTATAATTAATTTTATTGTATTCATTGCTACATTGATTTTTGTACCATCCATGCCTGTTGAAGAAAGACTTTCTTATGGGACACAATTTTCCGTATTAAAAAAACCTATTATATGGCTTTCCATTGTGACTGTCATTTTATTAAACGCAGCTATATTTGGGGTTTATAGTTATTTTGTTGAATATCTGAAAACAGTAACGAATATGTCCCCTAATACCATAAGTTTAACGTTATTCATCTTCGGTGGGGCCAGTATTATTGGAAACATTGTCGCAGGAAGGTTACTTACTCATAGTGCCATTAAGTCTGTAGTATCTTTTCCTTTGTTATTGGGTGCTGTTTACATCATTTTATTCTTCACAGGACAGTTTACCGTACCTATGGCAATAATAACTTTAATTTGGGGAATATTGGCTGGAGGGATAATGGCAAATATTAATCAATATTTGATTGTGTCTTCAGCTCCCGAAGCGCCTGATTTCGCCAATGGGTTATTTATATCATCCTGTAACGTAGGAACAACATTGGGTGCAGCTGTAGGCGGGTTATTTATATCACAAATGGGTACACAATACGTCGTATTAGTGGGAATCCTATCATTGATCCTAAGTTTGGTAACTATTTTACTAAGAAACTATATGTATAGTCCTACAGAAAAACTTTCTAAATCTGCTCTAGCCCAAGATTAG
- a CDS encoding NlpC/P60 family protein produces MKKIIASFVVSGLLLSNPLVSNAALGDRTLKSGMTHTEVKQLQEVLKKKAYFKSNNTTTYFGTVTKSAVVKFQKSKGLKADGIVGPNTYKALGVKKQTSNVANINKTSNKSTAIVNEAKKHLNVRYVWGGTTPKGFDCSGFLKYAFDKGADVTLPRTVSEIYKKGTKVSKPQVGDLVFYETYKPGASHAGIYIGGNQFIHSSSSNGVSISSMDNSYWKKRYLGAKRM; encoded by the coding sequence ATGAAAAAAATTATAGCATCTTTTGTAGTCTCTGGATTGTTACTATCAAATCCGTTGGTTAGTAATGCTGCATTGGGCGATCGAACATTAAAAAGTGGAATGACTCATACAGAAGTAAAACAATTACAAGAGGTTCTAAAGAAAAAAGCATACTTTAAGAGTAATAATACAACTACATATTTTGGTACCGTTACTAAAAGTGCAGTCGTAAAGTTCCAAAAAAGTAAAGGCTTAAAAGCTGATGGTATTGTAGGTCCGAATACATATAAAGCTTTGGGGGTAAAAAAGCAGACATCCAACGTAGCTAATATTAATAAAACAAGCAATAAATCTACTGCGATTGTGAATGAAGCAAAAAAACATTTGAATGTACGGTATGTATGGGGTGGAACTACACCAAAAGGTTTTGATTGCAGCGGATTCCTAAAATACGCTTTCGATAAAGGTGCAGATGTCACTTTACCAAGAACGGTATCGGAAATCTATAAAAAGGGGACAAAAGTGTCCAAACCACAAGTTGGAGATTTGGTCTTTTATGAAACCTATAAACCTGGTGCCTCACATGCTGGTATTTATATAGGTGGTAATCAATTCATACACAGCTCCTCATCAAATGGTGTTAGCATTTCCTCTATGGATAATAGTTATTGGAAGAAAAGGTATTTAGGAGCAAAAAGAATGTAA
- a CDS encoding SDR family oxidoreductase, whose product MSKDIKVALVTGGNRGIGYELVKQLALNGFKVILASRDPEMGHEGALKLKELNLEVSFVTLDVDNQESVSQAAITVNERYGRLDVLINNAGVYLDENKKLVSMDPSILEKTMATNFFGVYHVIRSFIPLMEKQGYGRIINVSSEYGAMSEMSYPGVGAYKMSKFSLNGLTRLVAAELNDDIKINAVDPGWVSSDMGGPSAPRTPKQAAESILWLATIGPEGPNGGFFRDGKRIDW is encoded by the coding sequence ATGTCAAAGGATATAAAAGTTGCACTTGTTACCGGTGGGAACCGAGGAATTGGGTATGAACTGGTCAAACAATTGGCTTTGAATGGTTTTAAGGTCATTTTGGCAAGTCGGGATCCAGAAATGGGTCATGAAGGTGCACTAAAACTTAAGGAGTTAAATCTGGAGGTTTCGTTTGTGACGTTGGATGTAGATAATCAAGAAAGCGTCAGTCAAGCTGCGATTACAGTAAATGAGCGGTATGGAAGGTTAGACGTTTTGATTAATAATGCTGGTGTATATTTGGATGAGAATAAAAAGTTAGTGTCTATGGACCCTTCCATTCTGGAGAAAACAATGGCAACAAATTTCTTTGGAGTTTACCATGTGATCCGTTCCTTCATTCCCCTCATGGAAAAACAGGGCTATGGGAGAATTATTAATGTTTCCTCAGAATATGGGGCGATGAGCGAAATGTCATATCCAGGAGTAGGAGCTTATAAGATGTCTAAATTTTCCCTAAATGGATTGACACGATTGGTAGCCGCAGAATTGAATGATGATATCAAAATAAATGCAGTCGATCCGGGATGGGTAAGCTCAGATATGGGAGGACCATCGGCTCCAAGAACACCTAAGCAAGCTGCGGAGTCTATCCTGTGGTTAGCGACGATTGGACCTGAAGGACCTAATGGCGGCTTTTTTAGAGATGGAAAACGAATCGATTGGTAA
- a CDS encoding ATP-binding cassette domain-containing protein encodes MITVNNVGLRYGDRKLFEDVNIKFTPGNCYGLIGANGAGKSTFLKILSGEIEAQSGDVHMGPGERLAVLKQDHFAFEEEEVLKVVIMGHERLYEVMQEKDAIYMKENFTDEDGMKAAELEGEFAELNGWEAEPEASILLKGLGIAEDLHTKKMAELNGGDKVKVLLAQALFGKPDVLLLDEPTNHLDLKAIKWLEEFLINFENTVIVVSHDRYFLNKVCTHIADLDFGKIKVYIGNYDFWYESSQLALKLTQDANKKKEEKIKELQNFIARFSANASKSSQATSRKKLLDKISLDDIQPSSRRYPYVGFSPEREIGNDLLRVDGISKTIDGIKILDNVSFTMNKGDKIAFVGKDEIAKTTMFKILAGEIEPDSGSFKWGVTTSQAYFPKDNAEFFEGVDLTLVDWLRQYSPNDQSESFLRGFLGRMLFSGDEVTKKASVLSGGEKVRCMLSKMMLSGSNVLMLDEPTNHLDLESITALNNGLISFKGSMIFSSHDHQFIQTIANRIIELTPKGTVDKQISYDEYLENSQLQKQVAEMYK; translated from the coding sequence ATGATTACAGTAAATAATGTTGGTTTACGTTATGGTGATCGTAAACTGTTTGAAGATGTTAATATAAAATTCACGCCTGGTAACTGCTACGGTCTGATAGGTGCTAATGGTGCGGGTAAATCTACGTTCCTAAAAATCCTTTCCGGTGAAATTGAAGCACAATCCGGTGATGTCCATATGGGGCCTGGCGAACGCCTTGCCGTTCTAAAACAAGATCACTTCGCTTTTGAAGAAGAAGAGGTCCTTAAAGTTGTCATTATGGGACACGAAAGATTATATGAAGTCATGCAAGAAAAAGATGCCATCTATATGAAGGAAAACTTCACGGACGAAGACGGAATGAAAGCGGCCGAACTTGAAGGTGAATTTGCCGAATTAAATGGTTGGGAAGCTGAACCTGAAGCTTCCATTCTCTTAAAAGGCCTTGGTATTGCAGAAGACCTGCATACAAAGAAAATGGCAGAATTGAACGGTGGCGACAAAGTTAAAGTATTGCTTGCCCAGGCACTATTCGGTAAGCCGGATGTTCTATTACTGGATGAGCCTACCAACCACTTGGACTTAAAAGCGATCAAATGGCTGGAAGAGTTCTTGATCAACTTTGAAAACACAGTTATCGTAGTTTCCCATGACCGTTACTTCCTTAACAAAGTTTGTACACATATTGCGGATCTAGATTTCGGTAAAATCAAAGTTTATATCGGTAACTATGACTTCTGGTATGAATCAAGCCAGCTTGCCCTTAAATTGACTCAAGATGCCAACAAGAAAAAAGAAGAAAAAATCAAAGAGCTTCAAAATTTCATCGCTCGATTCAGTGCCAATGCATCCAAATCAAGCCAGGCGACATCCCGTAAGAAATTATTGGACAAAATCAGCTTGGATGACATACAGCCTTCTTCTCGCCGCTATCCATATGTCGGCTTTTCACCTGAGCGTGAAATCGGGAATGACCTGCTTCGTGTAGATGGAATCTCGAAAACGATCGATGGCATAAAAATATTGGATAATGTCAGCTTCACAATGAATAAGGGTGACAAAATCGCTTTTGTCGGTAAAGATGAGATTGCCAAAACAACAATGTTCAAAATCTTGGCAGGTGAAATTGAACCGGATAGCGGCTCATTCAAATGGGGCGTTACGACCTCTCAGGCATACTTCCCTAAAGATAATGCCGAGTTCTTTGAAGGTGTCGATTTAACTCTTGTCGATTGGCTCCGTCAATATTCTCCTAATGACCAGAGCGAAAGCTTCCTGCGCGGTTTCTTGGGCAGAATGTTATTCTCTGGCGATGAAGTTACGAAAAAGGCAAGTGTTCTTTCAGGGGGCGAAAAAGTCCGCTGTATGCTTTCTAAAATGATGTTAAGCGGTTCGAACGTGCTAATGCTTGATGAACCTACTAACCATCTAGACTTAGAGTCAATTACGGCATTGAATAACGGTTTGATCAGCTTTAAAGGATCGATGATCTTCTCTTCTCATGATCATCAGTTCATCCAAACTATAGCGAACCGAATCATTGAACTTACACCAAAAGGTACAGTTGATAAGCAAATTAGCTATGATGAATACCTTGAAAATAGCCAATTACAAAAACAAGTGGCTGAAATGTACAAATAA
- a CDS encoding SDR family oxidoreductase, with translation MTIENKVVVITGASSGIGEATAKLLAEKGAKVVLGARREERLAKLVEEIRSNGGQVAYRVTDVVNPDDSQQLVQLAKDTFGGVDVIFLNAGLMPNSPLSELKTDDWNSMVDVNIKGVLNGIAAVLPTFTSQKSGHIITTSSVAGLKAYPGGAVYGATKWAVRDLMEVLRMESAQEGTNIRTATIYPAAINTELLDTITDKNISEGMTALYEQYGISPDRIANVVAFAIDQPEDTNVNEFTIGPTSQPW, from the coding sequence ATGACAATTGAAAACAAAGTGGTTGTAATTACAGGTGCAAGTTCAGGTATTGGGGAAGCCACAGCTAAGCTGTTAGCTGAAAAAGGTGCAAAAGTTGTACTTGGTGCAAGACGTGAAGAGCGTTTAGCAAAATTAGTTGAAGAAATTAGATCGAACGGTGGTCAAGTGGCTTATCGCGTTACAGATGTGGTTAATCCAGATGATAGTCAGCAGCTTGTTCAACTAGCTAAAGACACTTTTGGTGGTGTCGATGTAATCTTCTTGAACGCTGGACTAATGCCTAATTCACCACTTTCCGAATTAAAAACTGACGACTGGAACAGTATGGTTGACGTTAATATTAAAGGTGTATTGAATGGTATCGCCGCAGTATTGCCAACATTTACATCGCAAAAGTCTGGACATATCATTACTACTTCATCAGTAGCTGGGCTTAAAGCTTACCCAGGCGGTGCGGTTTATGGCGCAACAAAGTGGGCTGTTCGTGATTTAATGGAAGTTTTGCGTATGGAATCTGCCCAAGAAGGTACTAATATCCGCACAGCAACTATTTATCCAGCAGCGATCAATACGGAATTGTTGGATACGATTACTGATAAGAATATTTCAGAAGGTATGACTGCGTTGTATGAACAATATGGTATTTCACCTGATCGAATTGCCAATGTTGTTGCATTCGCGATTGACCAGCCAGAAGATACGAACGTTAATGAGTTTACAATTGGACCAACAAGTCAACCTTGGTAA
- a CDS encoding ABC transporter permease has translation MFKNKLVLISPIIAFAVIFIFSLTLFPSVQSQPKNLPIAIVNEDEGVEIPNQPKMNMGQTIVEMIQKSSASTKDRDPTVKWAEVDSIEAVQKGLDNQKYYAALVIPKDFSPKQASLRTPAPSAPEVQIFINQGMNTAASTMAGQVLNGVVDNMNNTVRKQLLDGFEKQGATLTAKQAASLAVPIAKKVTNVNEIGTNSANGNAPVSLFQPLWMASLASAAIIFISISKMPIRTRKENLVRKFGQILMGAVVALVIGFGLTWIADGMVGLNIPNFMDTALFLSITSFSFFLMILAVLSLLGLKGMPIFILMLFFGAPLLAMAPEMMSPFYHDWVYSWLPMRFMVEGLRGFFFFGEGLTWNTPVTVLVWIGLVSTIVILSTALKRNGVKEVVSDSRNI, from the coding sequence ATGTTTAAAAACAAACTGGTATTGATTTCACCTATCATCGCATTTGCAGTTATTTTTATTTTTTCACTGACATTATTTCCATCGGTTCAATCACAACCGAAAAATCTGCCGATTGCAATCGTAAATGAGGATGAAGGAGTGGAAATTCCTAATCAACCAAAGATGAACATGGGGCAAACGATTGTTGAAATGATACAAAAGTCTTCAGCATCAACCAAGGATAGAGACCCTACTGTAAAATGGGCAGAAGTAGACAGTATTGAGGCAGTCCAAAAAGGTTTAGATAATCAAAAGTATTACGCGGCTTTAGTTATTCCCAAAGATTTTAGTCCAAAGCAAGCATCATTACGGACACCAGCACCTTCTGCACCTGAAGTACAAATATTTATTAATCAGGGAATGAATACGGCTGCTTCAACGATGGCAGGACAGGTCTTGAATGGAGTAGTTGACAACATGAACAACACTGTCCGAAAACAACTACTTGATGGTTTTGAAAAACAAGGAGCAACATTGACTGCAAAACAGGCAGCAAGCCTTGCAGTTCCAATCGCTAAGAAAGTCACAAATGTCAATGAAATTGGCACGAATAGTGCGAATGGAAATGCTCCTGTTTCTTTATTCCAGCCATTATGGATGGCTAGTTTGGCAAGTGCTGCGATTATCTTTATTTCCATTAGCAAAATGCCGATCCGCACTAGAAAAGAAAACCTTGTCAGAAAGTTCGGGCAAATTTTAATGGGTGCGGTTGTAGCTCTGGTAATTGGATTTGGCTTAACCTGGATAGCAGATGGTATGGTTGGTTTAAATATCCCGAATTTCATGGATACGGCTTTATTTTTATCAATTACATCCTTTAGCTTTTTTCTAATGATATTAGCTGTACTTTCACTATTGGGGCTTAAAGGTATGCCTATTTTTATCTTAATGCTTTTCTTTGGTGCACCATTGCTTGCAATGGCTCCAGAAATGATGTCTCCATTTTATCACGATTGGGTTTATTCTTGGTTGCCAATGAGATTTATGGTAGAAGGGCTTCGAGGATTTTTCTTCTTTGGGGAAGGCTTAACCTGGAATACACCTGTTACTGTTCTTGTTTGGATTGGATTAGTAAGCACGATTGTGATACTGAGTACTGCTTTAAAACGCAATGGAGTGAAGGAAGTAGTATCGGATTCTCGAAATATATAA